One Glycine max cultivar Williams 82 chromosome 6, Glycine_max_v4.0, whole genome shotgun sequence DNA segment encodes these proteins:
- the LOC100778700 gene encoding high mobility group B protein 13-like, with protein MAYRDVSSSFEELNVACPDNSSKVAFNEARLPAYPKTSTILLLFSESSRLSPSSSNSNSLSVSEVAETAHLLWNNEHILNLIMQNRQKIVTAEEKMPYEGIYHAGKEAYLQVIAMEKRETDSMRFLEDEQKQRTAMELFEQKEKDPLKPKHPMSAYLLFTNDRRAALAAENNNLLEVIACHPCL; from the exons ATGGCATACAGAG ATGTCTCCTCTTCATTTGAGGAGCTTAATGTAGCTTGCCCAGACAATTCTTCTAAAGTAGCCTTCAATGAAGCAAGACTTCCTGCCTATCCTAAGACATCCACAATATTACTTTTGTTCTCTGAGAGCTCAAGATTATCACCATCCTCATCAAATTCCAATTCACTATCTGTTTCTGAA GTGGCTGAAACAGCACATTTGCTATGGAACAATGAGCACATTCTGAATCTGATAATGCAAAACAGACAG AAGATTGTTACTGCAGAAGAGAAGATGCCTTATGAGGGGATATACCATGCGGGGAAAGAAGCTTATTTGCAGGTGATTGCAATGGAAAAACGTGAAACTGACTCAATGAGGTTCTTGGAAGACGAGCAGAAGCAGAGGACTGCAATGGAATTGTTTGAACA GAAAGAGAAGGATCCATTAAAACCAAAGCACCCCATGTCAGCTTATTTGTTGTTCACTAATGATAGGCGAGCAGCTCTTGCTGCCGAGAACAATAATTTGTTGGAGGTAATTGCGTGCCACCCTtgtttgtga
- the LOC121175004 gene encoding uncharacterized protein, translated as MGGNCWGQKEDWSMELWKTKIPSKIAVFAWRLCKGRLPTKENLRKRNIQINNMLCPFCSGAMEDESHLFIHCIKIQPIWWELMSWMNIKGAFPFNPKQHFMQHISIQIEGLRAKRWRYWWLAVTWSIWKLRNRILFANAEFDTNRLFEDVIFIIWTWLRQFEKDFTVHYNQWSMTLDLSNTVPLWVCVYSDPGAHLSVKFPSKRSWSSPISEVSIKGRRVGILVS; from the exons ATGGGAGGAAATTGCTGGGGCCAGAAGGAGGATTGGAGTATGGAACTATGGAAGACAAAGATACCTAGCAAAATTGCAGTATTCGCTTGGAGATTATGCAAGGGCAGACTGCCCACAAAGGAGAATCTGCGAAAAAGGAACATACAGATCAACAATATGCTTTGCCCTTTCTGCAGTGGAGCTATGGAAGATGAATCTCACCTATTTATTCATTGCATCAAAATCCAACCAATTTGGTGGGAATTGATGTCATGGATGAATATCAAAGGCGCTTTCCCCTTCAACCCGAAACAGCACTTCATGCAGCACATTTCTATCCAGATCGAAGGATTAAGGGCTAAGCGATGGAGGTATTGGTGGCTGGCAGTAACATGGTCTATATGGAAGCTCAGAAACAGAATTTTGTTTGCAAATGCAGAATTTGATACTAATCGGCTTTTTGAAGATGTTATCTTTATAATTTGGACTTGGCTTAGACAATTTGAGAAGGACTTCACAGTCCACTATAATCAGTGGTCAA TGACCCTGGACCTCAGCAACACTGTGCCTTTGTGGGTTTGTGTTTACAGTGACCCTGGAGCTCACCTATCAGTGAAGTTTCCATCAAAG CGATCCTGGAGCTCACCTATCAGTGAAGTTTCCATCAAAG GTAGGAGAGTTGGAATACTAGTTAGTTAG